The Apium graveolens cultivar Ventura chromosome 6, ASM990537v1, whole genome shotgun sequence genome contains a region encoding:
- the LOC141667670 gene encoding ubiquitin-conjugating enzyme E2 5-like encodes MSSPSKRREMDLMKLMMSDYKVEMMNDGMQEFYVHFHGPSDSPYHGGVWRIRVELPDAYPYKSPSIGFINKIYHPNVDEMSGSVCLDVINQTWSPMFDLVNVFEVFLPQLLLYPNPSDPLNGEAAALMMRDRTSYEQRVKEYCEKYAKAEDAGEAPEESSSDDEMSEAEYDSSDEVLAAGPVDP; translated from the exons ATGTCATCACCAAGCAAACGCAGAGAAATGGACCTAATGAAACT GATGATGAGTGATTACAAGGTAGAGATGATGAATGATGGCATGCAGGAGTTCTATGTACATTTCCATGGACCAAGTGACA GTCCTTACCATGGTGGTGTGTGGAGGATAAGAGTTGAGCTACCAGACGCTTATCCTTATAAATCTCCTTCCATAGGATTTATTAATAAGATCTATCACCCGAATGTAGATGAAAT GTCTGGCTCTGTTTGCTTAGATGTTATTAATCAGACTTGGAGTCCCATGTTTG ATCTGGTAAATGTGTTTGAAGTGTTCCTTCCGCAGCTTCTCTTGTATCCAAATCCATCAGACCCTCTCAATGGTGAGGCAGCTGCTCTGATGATGCGTGACCGAACTTCCTATGAACAAAGAGTTAAAG AATATTGCGAGAAATATGCCAAAGCAGAAGATGCTGGAGAAGCTCCAGAAGAAAGTTCAAGTGACGACGAAATGAGCGAAGCCGAATATGACTCTAGCGACGAGGTACTGGCTGCTGGTCCAGTGGATCCATAG
- the LOC141667035 gene encoding AT-rich interactive domain-containing protein 1-like, which produces MAGFSKIADGFSLDSPENVENGDFSEDLGVCLKGCFEGGDRKEGVECMFNQIVSAFLSGSCGSECFRPLPPMLGNGQAVDLYKLYLVVRDKGGYEVVSENGMWGCVAKECGLSLEFGSCLKLVYVKYLDSIGEWMERTVNGKDLKNKLGGSEEVYGVNVMDSESEKDGERVHLDLEESKVGDSEAIQSVRVRDFESDTRGFVFENSVKDEKDGEQMHLDLEETKSNFTSGEMLCEGSKFWRFADLDEARRSVINMLFESSEEGEVDENKCQNDEVQSIVQLHENERIKNDKMTGDAKTCDVNFNGNRTEDVHDRKRKREGILGILNWVGKVAKDPCSPVTGSLPERSKWKYFGNDHRWKQILLVRQGMMVKRTASSSVEQSIWQKKQKMHPSMYEDHSVSARISRGLSFKKSQAQSCSETAYPGMQGDLEDTFGRQNLRLAESISGLWIKNFNRKRVPVGEYFQVEVPEWDGKPCESDSKWLGTRVWPQETELSCNSLIERQCPGFGRHDSCGCQFQGSFECVRFHVSEKKIRLKLELGMAFYHWHIDKMGEEVAFSWNKVDEIKFEAIIKLNPPSQGKCFWEEIHKLFPYKKREQLVSYYFNVFLLRRRGQQNRSIPIDISSDDDDLEFETTTNCSGQRAVKSLKPNYCSPKKTHLNFRGNSKTG; this is translated from the exons ATGGCAGGGTTTTCAAAGATAGCTGATGGGTTTTCTTTAGATTCTCCTGAAAATGTCGAAAATGGTGATTTTTCAGAAGATTTAGGGGTGTGTTTAAAAGGGTGTTTTGAGGGTGGTGATAGAAAGGAGGGTGTTGAGTGTATGTTTAATCAGATTGTTTCGGCTTTTTTAAGTGGAAGTTGTGGGAGTGAGTGTTTTAGGCCTTTGCCACCTATGCTCGGAAATGGGCAGGCGGTTGATTTGTATAAATTGTACTTGGTAGTGAGGGATAAGGGTGGTTATGAGGTTGTTTCGGAGAATGGGATGTGGGGTTGTGTTGCGAAGGAGTGTGGTTTGAGTTTGGAGTTTGGTTCGTGTTTGAAGTTGGTTTATGTTAAGTACTTGGATTCGATTGGTGAGTGGATGGAAAGGACTGTTAATGGTAAGGATTTGAAAAATAAGTTAGGAGGTAGTGAAGAGGTTTATGGTGTTAATGTGATGGACTCGGAATCGGAGAAAGACGGGGAGCGAGTGCATTTGGATTTGGAGGAGAGTAAAGTAGGAGATAGTGAAGCGATTCAGAGTGTGCGCGTGAGGGACTTTGAATCGGATACTAGAGGTTTTGTTTTTGAAAATTCTGTTAAGGATGAGAAAGACGGGGAGCAAATGCATTTAGATTTGGAGGAGACTAAATCGAATTTTACTAGTGGTGAAATGTTGTGTGAAGGTAGCAAGTTTTGGAGGTTTGCTGATTTGGATGAAGCCAGGAGAAGTGTCATTAACATGCTCTTTGAGTCTAGTGAAGAAGGTGAGGTGGATGAGAATAAGTGCCAGAATGATGAGGTTCAGAGTATTGTACAATTGCATGAAAATGAAAGAATCAAAAATGACAAAATGACTGGTGATGCCAAAACATGTGATGTAAACTTCAATGGTAACAGGACTGAAGATGTTCACGATCGGAAGAGAAAACGTGAGGGTATTCTGGGAATACTTAATTGGGTCGGAAAAGTTGCCAAGGATCCCTGTAGTCCAGTCACTGGGTCTTTACCAGAAAGGTCTAAATGGAAGTATTTTGGGAACGATCACCGGTGGAAGCAGATTCTGTTGGTTCGTCAAGGGATGATGGTGAAAAGGACTGCTAGCTCAAGTGTTGAACAGTCTATCTGGCAG AAGAAGCAAAAGATGCATCCGTCAATGTATGAAGATCATTCAGTTTCTGCAAGAATATCTAGAGGACTGTCCTTTAAGAAGTCACAAGCACAATCATGTTCTGAGACCGCATATCCAGGCATGCAGGGTGACTTGGAGGATACCTTTGGTAGACAGAATTTACGGTTGGCTGAATCAATTTCTGGCTTATGGATTAAGAATTTTAATCGCAAGCGAGTTCCAGTGGGGGAATATTTTCAAGTAGAAGTTCCAGAATGGGATGGGAAGCCCTGTGAAAGCGATTCTAAGTGGTTAGGTACACGTGTTTGGCCACAGGAAACAGAACTGAGTTGTAACAGTTTGATCGAAAGGCAATGCCCTGGATTTGGGAGACATGATTCGTGTGGTTGCCAGTTCCAAGGTTCCTTTGAATGTGTCAGATTTCATGTTTCTGAGAAAAAGATTAGGCTAAAGCTTGAATTGGGCATGGCCTTTTACCATTGGCACATTGACAAGATGGGTGAGGAAGTTGCATTCTCTTGGAACAAAGTAGACGAAATAAAGTTTGAGGCTATAATAAAGTTAAATCCtccttctcaaggcaagtgtttctggGAAGAAATACATAAATTGTTCCCTTACAAAAAGAGAGAACAGTTAGTGAGTTACTACTTCAATGTCTTTCTTCTCCGACGAAGAGGTCAGCAAAACAGGTCAATACCAATCGATATTAGCAGTGACGATGATGACTTGGAGTTTGAAACAACAACAAATTGCAGTGGACAAAGGGCAGTGAAGTCTCTTAAACCCAATTATTGTTCCCCAAAGAAGACTCATTTGAACTTTAGAGGAAATTCAAAGACGGGCTAG